The Drosophila mauritiana strain mau12 chromosome 2R, ASM438214v1, whole genome shotgun sequence genome has a segment encoding these proteins:
- the LOC117136827 gene encoding uncharacterized protein LOC117136827, giving the protein MSENHDSLGASVAYSELVATDQKDIILLIDVESAVSICSACVANKSANPVDVLTLWFTKLLGAYIDESGRCVLAAREMCKWFTIEAQTGNEVNNSHIKLMSAAQEFVSAFRDRLLEAGERLVHILAYLVFIIIDFCLVSDKSHCQIVVDLQLGTLSLVKDSIINLTEVHPRLATLMQKIMEIADTEGTRTGDLHLSVQTAETLAHICLHFMSTWHANPTDEKMPNWLRVTVLHLCDVAINHLNSTFGNDKPNVPAENIEELVDAIRSYILLLYHILQKGVVYVDDDVAACLMDLIMCEQTRPSYYSEIEKQQLISVLVRPHVLDILELVYTFQKCQDYLISSALGTPQFDDFDACMDFINAVSTDDADVLPSTCLTLQQIFEYLFKDAKNFVNGERYNQVLDAFGCLLYLVGNIELHRYFCAGIFQKDFITSQVCADILMLCFRLKESNKCWTDRGIKEAIAYWHKCNNSYAMFSTNPSQLHVQRFLRYFHCLGKQELPVISIQNFRLLSAVAKADDHLGMKILKRLELISSSAPTKIELYYEVVALLELLVHHDQIDCSHWFQRTSEMAKKLLGIDKSVSFANAYFKLLARANGSTQLLILRGLPPNVGCKNWNREKFLDSCKVSYDGQLRAFSARHAIDPLFKALQDVSATVVDGSFDLSKSSYIRHGDHRCPVSSQKRRRSELAPNEILRKIYEASIQLAQCTANFDPADWELHKKVMANLSGIVP; this is encoded by the exons ATGTCCGAAAACCATGATAGCCTGGGTGCATCTGTAGCCTACAGTGAGCTGGTGGCTACAGACCAGAAGGACATCATCCTGCTAATAGACGTGGAATCGGCGGTTTCCATTTGCTCAGCATGTGTCGCAAATAAATCCGCGAATCCTGTGGATGTCTTGACATTGTGGTTCACTAAACTATTAGGAGCATACATCGACGAATCTGGTCGTTGTGTACTAGCAGCTAGGGAAATGTGCAAGTGGTTCACGATT GAAGCACAAACTGGCAATGAAGTCAACAACAGTCATATAAAACTCATGTCTGCGGCCCAAGAATTTGTATCCGCATTCAGGGATCGCTTGCTGGAAGCAGGCGAACGTTTGGTTCATATCCTTGCCTATCTTGTCTTTATAATTATCGACTTCTGTTTAGTCAG CGATAAGAGTCATTGCCAGATTGTTGTGGATCTTCAACTCGGAACGCTTTCTTTAGTAAAGGATTCTATCATCAATTTGACAGAAGTGCACCCTCGCCTTGCGACCT TGATGCAAAAGATAATGGAAATCGCAGATACCGAAGGAACACGCACTGGTGACCTGCACTTGTCTGTACAGACAGCCGAGACGTTGGCTCACATTTGCTTGCACTTCATGTCCACCTGGCATGCTAATCCTACAGACGAAAAAATGCCCAATTGGCTTAGAGTAACTGTTTTACATCTATGTGATGTGGCTATCAATCACTTGAATAGTACTTTTGGCAAC GACAAGCCTAATGTTCCTGCCGAAAACATAGAAGAACTTGTAGATGCTATCAGGTCCTAtatcttattattatatcatattCTTCAAAAAGGTGTGGTGtatgttgatgatgatgtagCTGCTTGTCTGATGGACTTAATAATGTGTGAACAAAC GAGGCCATCATATTACTCTGAAATCGAGAAGCAACAGCTCATTTCAGTGTTAGTACGACCACACGTACTAGATATTTTAGAGCTGGTATACACATTCCAAAAATGTCAAGAT TATTTAATATCCAGTGCTCTTGGTACACCACAATTTGACGACTTCGACGCTTGCATGGATTTTATAAATGCTGTATCTACAGACGACGCGGATGTGCTCCCATCTACTTGCTTAACATTACAacaaatttttgaatatttgtttaaag ATGCCAAAAATTTTGTCAATGGCGAACGCTATAATCAAGTATTGGATGCGTTTGGATGTCTTTTGTATTTAGTGGGTAACATAGAACTACATAGGTATTTCTGTGCCGGCATATTTCAAAAGGATTTTATTACATCGCAAGTGTGTGCGGATATTCTCATGCTGTGCTTTCG GCTAAAAGAGTCTAACAAGTGCTGGACAGATCGTGGCATAAAAGAGGCTATAGCTTACTGGCATAAGTGCAATAATTCTTATGCCATGTTTTCCACAAATCCAAGCCAATTGCATGTACAACGATTCCTTAGATACTTCCACTGCTTGGGAAAGCAGGAGCTTCCTGTCATAAGCATTCAAAACTTCCGACTCCTGTCTGCCGTCGCAAAAGCAGATGACCACTTGGGAATGAAGATATTGAAGCGCTTAGAACTCATCTCCTCCTCAGCGCCTACAAAAATTGAGTTGTACTATGAAGTG GTTGCTCTACTGGAACTTTTAGTGCACCACGATCAAATCGACTGTTCCCATTGGTTTCAGCGGACATCGGAAATGGCCAAGAAACTTTTAGGCATTGACAAGAGCGTTAGCTTTGCTAATGCTTACTTCAAACTACTAGCACGTGCGAATGGATCCACCCAATTACTGATACTCAGGGGACTGCCACCAAATGTTGGATGTAAAAACTGGAATCGAGAGAAATTCCTCGACTCCTGCAAAGTCAGCTATGACGGCCAATTGAGAGCATTTAGTGCCCGCCATGCAATAGACCCATTGTTTAAGGCCTTGCAGGACGTATCCGCAACGGTTGTCGACGGTTCATTTGATCTCAGTAAATCAAGCTACATTCGCCATGGAGATCATAGATGTCCCGTCTCTAGCCAAAAACGTCGCCGGAGTGAATTGGCGCCTAACGAAATCCTTCGTAAGATATATGAGGCCTCTATTCAGCTGGCCCAGTGCACCGCGAATTTCGATCCTGCCGACTGGGAATTGCATAAGAAGGTTATGGCCAATTTGAGTGGAATTGTACCCTAG
- the LOC117136534 gene encoding probable ATP-dependent RNA helicase Dbp45A, with the protein MQRKEANPFQILGLRPWLVKQLTKLGLKGATPIQQKCIPAILAGQDCIGAAKTGSGKTFAFALPILERLSEEPVSHFALVLTPTHELAYQISEQFLVAGQAMGVRVCVVSGGTDQMVESQKLMQRPHIVVAMPGRLADHLTGCDTFSFDNLKYLVVDEADRMLNGDFDESLAIIERCLPKTRQNLFFSATMKDFMKESSIFPIASDCFEWSQDSDVATVETLDQRYLLCADYDRDMVLIEALRKYREENENANVMIFTNTKKYCQLLSMTLKNMDIDNVCLHGFMRQKERVAALSRFKSNQIRTLIATDVAARGLDIPSVELVMNHMLPRTPKEYIHRVGRTARAGRKGMSISIFRFPRDLELLAAIEEEINTKLTEHPIDQRMVERIFMQVNVTRRESEMQLDNNDFDERAQNYRRKTWIMEGKDPDQMEALYRKKQKDKLKEIRRKRKLQQAESAASGEGKALLQDDRFKSVDSARFEKKGKGRSRVTQEDTPTKPLKRLNKEKPFAQKGKADGKKSKGKLKRDV; encoded by the exons ATGCAACGAAAGGAAGCCAATCCCTTTCAGATCCTAGGCCTACGTCCATGGCTGGTTAAACAGCTGACCAAGTTGG GCCTGAAGGGAGCAACTCCAATCCAACAGAAATGCATCCCGGCGATATTAGCGGGTCAGGATTGCATCGGAGCTGCCAAGACGGGCTCGGGCAAGACTTTCGCCTTTGCCCTGCCCATTCTGGAGCGGCTGAGCGAAGAGCCAGTGAGCCACTTCGCCCTGGTGCTGACGCCCACGCACGAGTTGGCTTATCAAATCTCCGAGCAGTTTCTTGTGGCTGGGCAGGCGATGGGGGTGCGCGTGTGTGTCGTCTCTGGCGGCACGGACCAAATGGTCGAGAGCCAGAAGCTTATGCAGCGACCGCATATCGTGGTGGCCATGCCCGGCCGTCTCGCGGATCACCTAACCGGATGCGACACCTTCTCCTTCGACAATCTGAAGTATTTGGTTGTTGACGAAGCGGATCGCATGCTGAACGGAGACTTTGACGAGAGTCTAGCCATCATTGAGCGCTGTCTGCCCAAGACAAGGCAAAATCTCTTCTTTTCCGCAACCATGAAGGACTTTATGAAGGAGTCCAGCATATTTCCCATTGCCAGTGAT TGTTTTGAATGGTCGCAGGACTCAGATGTGGCCACTGTAGAGACTCTGGACCAGCGTTATCTGCTTTGCGCTGACTACGATCGCGACATGGTCTTAATAGAGGCACTGAGAAAGTACCGCGAGGAGAACGAAAACGCTAATGTCATGATCTTCACCAACACAAAAAA GTACTGTCAGCTTCTCTCGATGACGCTGAAGAACATGGACATCGATAATGTTTGCTTGCATGGTTTCATGCGGCAAAAGGAGCGCGTAGCTGCTCTAAGTCGCTTCAAGTCGAACCAAATACGTACACTGATCGCTACGGATGTGGCCGCAAGAGGTCTGGATATACCCAGCGTCGAGCTGGTTATGAATCACATGCTTCCCCGGACACCCAAAGAGTACATCCATCGCGTGGGTAGAACAGCGAGAGCGGGGCGCAAGGGCATGTCCATCTCCATTTTCCGCTTTCCACGCGATCTAGAGCTTTTGGCCGCCATCGAGGAGGAGATCAACACCAAACTGACAGAGCATCCCATCGATC AGCGCATGGTGGAGAGGATCTTTATGCAAGTTAATGTCACGCGCCGTGAATCCGAGATGCAATTAGACAATAACGATTTCGACGAGCGAGCGCAAAACTATAGGCGAAAGACGTGGATTATGGAGGGCAAGGACCCCGACCAAATGGAAGCTCT GTATCGTAAAAAGCAGAAGGATAAACTAAAGGAAATACGCCGAAAGAGGAAACTGCAGCAGGCAGAGTCGGCAGCCAGCGGAGAGGGCAAAGCTCTCCTACAGGACGATCGCTTTAAATCTGTAGACAGTGCGCGGTTTGAGAAGAAGGGAAAAGGACGAAGTAGAGTCACCCAAGAAGATACCCCAACCAAGCCCCTGAAAAGGCTTAACAAAGAAAAACCATTTGCCCAAAAGGGCAAAGCAGATGGCAAAAAGTCAAAGGGGAAGCTAAAGCGTGATGTTTAA